ACTTAAGGCCGCATCCTGGTGCAAGACCATTTAAAATAGCAACAGCTGTTGCCTGTGTTCTCTCAGCAGTATTAGCACGAACATATATTAGCTCAGGATTAGGACATATATCTTGAGGAAGTAACTCATTTAACCAAGGGTCTTCGCGTAATGCTTCCCATAAATTACTAATAAGAATACTTCCTCTAGAAGTAAGATAACCATTATTTACAGGCCAATATGGCCACTCTTTTTGTGTCCACTCATCTAACTCACTATTTGGAACTATTGGAGAACGAAGTCCATGTCGAGATAGGACAACCATCTTGATTAACCTTTCTTGATCTTGCTCTTTTGCTGCTATTGGCTGAAACGTACCTAAAATTAACCCTACTAGTAAGAGAAATAAAGAAAAGTTATACATTATTACCCCAAAAAATAACTATATATTATTTTAAACTTCATTGTGTTTATAAAGATAATATGATTTTTCATTATATTGACCATTTTTTTATCATAACACTCATTAACTAATTATAAATTAGCTAAGGGAGTACCAAACCTTTAGCGATTACAAGATATAAATATAACTTTAAGAGTATAATAAACTTAAAAAGTATATCCTAATTTATTTCTACTAAGATATACTTCTTCAGTTACCTCTAGATATTACATTAATATAAAGTACGTTTTGATATTAATGGTCTAGTTTCTTTTATTATACAGTCTTTCTTAACTAAACGATAAACCCATTCTTTAAATTGTTTTTCACTGTATTCAAAAGGTTCTTTATTGACTTTTTTAGACGTTGTTGGAGAAACAGAGTACAACTGCTGCTTATAAATTTTTTGTGGATATATAGAAGGTGTTGTTACTGTTTCTAAGGACTGACAAATATAATGTGCTTTCACTATATTCCCATTAGGTGTTTCCCATAAAGTAAAAACAAGCATACCTCCAGGAGGAGTTGCGCCAGAAGGATACCCAGGAATATCCCAATCTACAGACAGTATACCAGCAATATTAGCAATATTAGTATCATGGCCAACAAATATGACTAACTTTGCTTTATTAACGTCAGAATCAGTATCTGAGTTAGTTAGAGCATCTGTTATTGTTTTAAGTATTCCACTTGCTTTAACTGTAGCCATTTCTGGTATCCGATGTATTGCATTAAATATTTTTGTTTGAAGAGGAAAAACTTTCTTAACTATATCTTGAGAAACATTAATACCACTTAAATTACCTTTAGGCCATTCTCCTAGTTCAAGAAAAAAGAGTGCAGCAGATAAAGCAGAAATACCTAATCCCCCTGTTAGATGTACCCCATTGTGTTTATTCAAAATAATTGTATCAGGAATATCAAGAACACTACACTCAGAAGATAATCCATACTTTTTACACGTAGCTTCAGGACAATATCCTAATACATCTGCAACTATCTTCAAAGGCTCTTCCAAATCTTTCCGTAATGTCTGGACTCCCCCATATTGTTGATTAAATTCTTGAATAACTTTGGTAAAATCCAAAGAACAACATCCAGTCTCCAAAGGAGTGAACAAAGGATCCCCTTCTGTAGTATCTAGTACTCTGTATTGAAAATCACAGCCTGAGGCAAAACCATTTAAAATTGCTATAGCTGTAGCTTGAGTACGCTCCATAGTATCAGATCTAACATAAATTGACTGAGGATCAGGACATATATTACGTGGAAACAATTCTTTCATCCAAGGGTCTTCATGTAACCCCTCCCATAATATACTAATAAGAACACTTCCACGCTGAGTGAGATAACCATCTTTTACAGGCCAATATGGCCATTGTTTTTCTGACCATTCTTCTAAAAATTCATGCGTCTCTACAGGAGGACGAAATCCATGTCTTGAAAGAATAACCATTTTTATTAGTCGTTCTTCTGCCTTTACCTCTTCAGCTATAGAAAAAAATACTATAAAAAATGTTGCTATTAACCATATAATAAAATTAACTCTATTATACATAAAAATCCTTTAGTAAGTCTAAGGCTAACTACTATTTTTTAACTTCAATATAGTTTTCAAAAAACAAAAATTTTATAGTCTATTTAGTAAGATATAAGTTAAATAAGGTTCCTTTTTAATTTATAAAAAGCATAATCTATCCTATAAATAAAAAAAACATTTTCTTATTAACTAAAACTAAAATATCTTAAAAAATATCATTGTTATTATATAATGTTACTAAGTAACATGAATAGATTGCAATATATATTAAATACATTCTTATAGACATAAAGAAGAGAAGTGTTATTATGAACAAGATAAATATTGACTTTTTCTTATTGCCCACACTAACATGGAATGGTATAAAGTAAACATAATATGCTGTAATTATGTAAAATTATTAACTAAACAAAGGATAGCTTCATGAACTACCCACCGGAAACTCAATATGAAGCATTGGAAAAACGAGGTGTTAGTCGTCGTGACTTTCTAAAATTTTGTTCCTTTGCAGCCGTTTATTTAGGCCTTGGCCCAACAGGACACCTAGACATAGCAAATGCAATGGAAAATAAACCTCGTCTTCCTGTTGTTTGGATAAACGGGTTATCATGTAGTTGTTGTACAGAATCTTTTATACGCTCAGCGCACCCTCTTGCTTCTGATATTGTCTTATCTATGATTTCATTAGACTATCAGGATACAATTATGGCTGCAGCAGGACATCAAGCCGCAGAAGTTTTTGAAGAAACAATCACAGAATATAAGGGTCGCTATATCCTTGCTGTTGAAGGAAATGCTCCTCTAGCTGACCAGGGTATGGCATGTTTTCAAGAAGGAAGACCTTTTCTTGAAACCCTCAAACGTGGTGCAGAAGGAGCAAGTGCTGTTATTTGTTGGGGAACTTGTGCCTCATGGGGATGTGTACAAGCTGCTCATCCTAATCCTACCCGTGCAACACCTGTACCTAAACTTATCCATGATAAACCTATTATCCGTATTCCAGGTTGTCCACCTATTCCTGAAGTAATGAGTAATGTTGTTGCATATATTCTTACCTATGAGAGACTTCCTGAACTTGACTCTCAAAAAAGACCAGCCATGTTTTACGGTAAAACCGTACATGATCAATGTGTTCGAAGAGCTCATTTTGATGCAGGTCAATTTGTAGAATCATGGGATGATCCTGCAGCTTCTCTTGGTTATTGCCTTTATAAAATGGGATGTAAAGGTCCAACAACGTATAATGCATGTCCTGTTACTCGATGGAATGATGGTGTGTCATATCCTATTGAATCTGGGCATGGCTGTATTGGCTGCTCTGAGAATGACTTTTGGGATAGAGGCTCATTCTATGATAGGATAACCACTATTCCACAATTTGGGACAAATACTACTGCAAATACAGTAGGGTTAGCTGCTGTTGGTGCTGTTGGTGCAGCTGCAGCAACACATGCTGCTATTAGCACTGCCGTACATTTAAAACGCAAAGCTAATGCAAAAGTTGAAGAAGAAAATGCTCAACCTCATACTTGCTGTCACTCTCATCAGTCAACAGATAATACAACTGCTCACACCTGTTGTAGTAACTCTGCTGATGAAAAAACACAAAATACTACAGCCTGCTGTCATAGTAAAAATGTAATGAACTCAGGTAATTCTAACGAAACTACTGATAGTTAATAAAGGATTCAACTATGAGCTATCAATATAGCACTCAAGGATATGAAGTAACTGACGCAGGAAAACGTATTGTTGTTGATCCTATTACACGGATTGAAGGACACTTACGTTGTGAAGTTAATATTAACTCATCAGGAATAATTACAAATGCTGTTTCATCAGGAACTCTTTTTAGAGGGCTTGAAATTATTCTTAAAAATCGTGATCCTAGAGACGCTTGGGCCTTTGCAGAACGTATTTGTGGTGTTTGCACAGGAACTCATGCTCTAACCTCTATATATGCAGTAGAAAATGCTTTACAAATTGAAGTTCCAGCAAATGCAAACTTTATCCGCAATATGATGCAATTAGCACTATGGTGTCATGATCATATTGTACATTTTTATCAACTTGCAGGACTTGATTGGATTGATGTCGTTTCTGCAGCAAAAGGTGATCCTAAAAAAGCTTCTGAACTAGCTCAAAGTATCTCTTCTTGGCCAATGTCTTCTCCAGGTTATTTTGCTGACATCAAAAAACGTCTTGTAGATATTATTGGCTCTGGTCAATTAGGTATTTTCAAAAATGGGTATTGGGGTCACCCTGCTTACAAACTTCCACCAGAAGCAAATTTAATGCTTGTGGCACATTATATCGAAGCACTCAACATGCAAAAGGAAGTTGTAAAAATCCACACTATTTTTGGTGGTAAAAACCCTCATCCTAACTGGATTGTAGGTGGTATGCCTTTAGCTCTAAACTTAGATGCAAAAGGTGGTGCTGACGTTATAAATATGGAAAGATTGGAGTATGTCCAGCGTATTATCAATATTTGTAAAGACTTTACTTCAAAAGTACTTATGCCTGATACTATAGCACTTGGGAAATTTTATCCTGAATGGTTGTCTATTGGTAAGGGTATATCTCATCTATCTATACTTTCTTATGGTGGATTCCCAACAATTAGCAATGACTTTTCAAATGACAGCTTACTTGTTCCTAATGGAGCTATTATCAATGGTAACTTCAATGAAGTTCATCCTGTAGATCTTTTTGCAGAAGATGAAGTTCGAGAAGAAGTTAGTCATTCATGGTATCGTTATCCTAATGATATAACATCACTACATCCATTTGAAGGAGAAACCATTCCAGAATTTTCTGTTGGACCTAATACAAAAGGAACAGAAACTGATATTAAAGAACTGGATGAACGTGCACGCTATTCTTGGATAAAAACACCTCGTTGGAAAGGGCATATGATGGAAGTTGGCCCTCTACCTAGAGTGCTTATTGCATATTATATGAAGAGAGAAGAAACAGTCACAGCTGTTGATGAGATATGTCGGCAACTTAATGTTCCTGTCACACATATGTGTTCAACACTTGGACGTATTATTGCTCGTAGTCATGAAGCAGTATGGGCTGCTGAAAAACTTCAATACTTTTTTGATCGCCTTATAGCTAATACAAAGGCTGGTGATTTAACTGTAGCCAATACTACAAAATGGGAACCTAGTACATGGCCTAAAGAAGCTAAAGGCGCAGGTTTTACTGAAGCACCTCGTGGAGCTTTAGGGCATTGGGTTGTTATAAAAGACACAAAAATTGATCGCTATCAATGTGTAGTCCCTACTACTTGGAATGCTGCACCTCGAAGTGATAGTGAACAATTAGGTCCTTATGAAGCAGCACTAATGGATACACATCTTGCTGAACCAGAAAAACCTCTTGAGCTATTACGTACTATCCATAGCTTTGACCCTTGTCTAGCTTGTGCAACACATATTATTGGACCAGATGGAAATGAGGTACTAAGTGTCCAATGTAATACAGCTGGATGTTGATAATAACAGTAGTATCCTGAATCATAGATAAAAAAGGTAGTAGTAAGATATTAAAAAGCCACCTGTTTAATCACTATATAAACTTGGCTTAACATAGGTAGGATGTATTATGGAAGAAACTCCACCACCACAAAAAGCTAAATATATTATTGAACTACCTGTTAGAATCTGGCACTGGAGTATTGTTATCTGTATTGCTACACTGATTCTTACAGGATACTATATTGGATATCCCTGGCACTCTATAGATGGACACCCAACCTATCTCTTTCTTATGGGATATATGAGAATAGTACATTTTAGCGCAGGCTTTATACTTGCTATTGGTATATTTTTACGTCTTATTTATGCATTCTTTGGTAATAACTATTCAAAACAAATTTTTGTTATTCCTATATGGCAAAAATCATGGTGGCATGGCCTCATAGGAGATTTTAGATGGTATTTATTTATAGATAAAACTCCACATGTCCACTACGACCATAACCCATTAGCTCAAGTAGGAATGTTTGGCTGTATTTTTCTTATTTTCTTCATGACATTCACTGGAATGGGAATGTTTATAATGAGTTCTGACAATCCATGGCTTGTCCATACATTTCATTGGGTTCTTGATGTTGCATACTGGGTTGGTGGGAATGGTATAGATCTCCATAACTGGCATAGACTTGGAATGCTCTTTATTATTGCATTTATCATTATCCACTTGTACATGGTAATACGTGAAGAAATAATGGGTAATACAACACTAGTTAGTGCTATGTTTAATGGATTTAAACTAGTTCGACTTATAAAACAACCCAAAAAGAATTAAGTATGGAATCTATTATTGTTCTTGGATTAGGTAACATTCTATATGGAGATGAAGGTTTTGGTGTACGAGTAGCTGAACAGCTTTATACTCGTTATGATTTCCCTGATAATATAGAAATCATTGATGCAGGCACGCGAGGTCAAGCATTATTACAATATGTTGAAAAAGCAGATAGATTACTTATCCTTGATGCAGTAGATTTTAATATGCCACCAGGAAAAATTATTTTTAAAGATAACAATGAAATTCCCTCTTACCTTACAGCTCATAAAATGAGCTTACACCAAACAAGCTTTTCTGAGATTATTGGGTTAGCCAGCCTACAAAAACTATTACCTAAGGAAATGGTTTTACTAGGTGTCCAACCAATATCTTTAGAGTATGGAACCTCTTTAACTCCAGATGTTTTTCATCTATTGGATAAAGCTGTTGAACTTGCATTGAACCAACTATTAAAATGGAATATTACGCCACAACCAGCAGTAACAAAAAAAGTATTCCAAGCAGCAGGAATTTCTTTATCAAATTTTAATTTATAACTATTGTTATATCACAATGTAATTACGTTTGTTTTTTATTTTTTAATTGATACTTCTTGTTTTAATATGAATTAATAATAGGAGGTTATCAATAGTTTATTATAGCTGACTTTATATTACATATATTTATGTAACTATACGTAAAAAATATATACTTTACTATTACTATATTGGAATAATATGACTATAGCACTATTTTATAATAAGCTATAAGATAGTTACAGACTATAAAAAATACAACAACTATTTTTTTCATCAATCAATTATCTTAAAAAAAGAAAGATAGCTCTTATAATATATGATATAACTATACGTAATAAAAAGATAATAAAAGATTATATACAAAAAAATAACAGTTATTTCCAATTTACAAGAACAAATAATAATAATAATAATAATAACAACAATAAATCTCTAACAAATATACAATATATTTTTTACACGGGTATAATAAAATATTTCTTATAAATGCTATAGTAAAATTACTAAAATAGTGTATTTAAAGGGTAACAAAAAAATAAATATACAATGCTATATGATAGTCAGTAATATTATTTGATTATGGTTTGGTTAATAAAAAATATATACAAAATATAATATCCAAAAAACAACAACCTTGTTCTAAAAGTAAAGGTTAATTCTTTCATAAGAAAATCACTAGCTAACTAAAACCATATTGTTTGGATTTTTATTGTGATAAACAATAGCCCTTATAATATAATTGAAATATTAACAAACTTTAGTATCCTTATGGAGGATATGAACTTTTCTAATGAACTAAATATACTTAAGATTAACAAATTTTGTTTTAGAAAACGTAAGAAGGCATACCAACATATGCAAGCTATTGCTGTTAGCTTATGGCGTCTTGCATTACAAAACTCTTTCCCTTCAGAATATGAAATTATTTTTGGAGCATATCTCTGTAAAAAAAACTCTCATATTCCAATAAATAAACAAGGTATACTAGATCCATACTTTCAAAAAGTCCTACAATCTTATATTGAAATTCTTAATACTCATGGTGATAGCGATTTCACAGAAGTTAGCTCTCACCTTATTAATATGTTACAACTTTCCAAAGTAAACAATGACGCAATAAAACTAAAATTAGCCCTCACAATTAGAACTATGTATAATGATATCTTTAAAAAACTTATTTAGCTCTATGCAAATTCTTACTATAACTTCTTCTACCAATAGGAGTGGTGGTACTCGTCAAGCAATATATCAAACTCAAGAATTTGCAAAGCGTGGGTATAATGCAAGGCTCTGCTTACCCCATGACTCAACTTTTTGGGAGTTACCAAAAAAAGAACAAAATCCTCTTTGGATTGCATTACCTGAAAATCATTCAAAACAAAAAATTTTTATAGAAAAATTATTATCTGAAACAAGCCCTACAGTTATTCATGCATTCCATAATAAAGCTATTAAACGTATTGCATGGTGGGGACTTTCATGGAAATATAAAAATGTAACATGTGTTGCACACCGAGGTGTCATTTATCGACCTAAAAACCCTCTGCCATACCTATCCCCTGCAATAAAAGCTTTTATACCTAATTCTAAAGCATGTGCTAAGGCACTCCGATGGCATTGTCCTCGTAAAAAAATCTATATTGTACCTAACGGGTTACCAGCCGAACGTTTCACTCCAACAATATCTCAAGAGGAAGCTCTCAAGCATATTGGAATTTCTTATATTCCTAAATTTTTATTTGGCTTTGTTGGAAATAACAAACCACAAAAAGGTTTCGACATATTATTAGAAGCGTTTTCAAAAGCACATATAGCTGATGCACACCTCTTAACCATGGGTGTAAAAGAAGAATACTGGCGTCCTCTATGCGAACAATTTCATATTGCAGAACAAGTACACTTTCTTGACCATGTAGAACATATTTCTAACTACTTACAACTCTGTGATGCTTTTATTGTTCCATCCCGAGCAATGGAATCTTCACCTAATACTCTTATTGAAGCAATGTCTATGGGACTTCCTATAATAGCTACAAATGCAGGAGGGATTCCTGAACTAGTTAAAGGGAATGGAATTATTGTTCCTGTAGCCGATGCAAAAAGTATGGCCAATGCATTAGCTCATATGCTCTCTAATCCTGCACAAAGGGAAGAATGGTCTAAACAAAGCCGTCTATTAAGTCAACAATATTCAATAACTACACGTTGTGATACACTAGAAGGGATTTATCATAAGATAGGAGCATGGTCTAACTAACTATTGCAATAAAAATAATTAACATAATAAAAAATAAAAATTCTAAAAAATCTACAAACCTACTAATAAGGTATTCTTCTAACTCTCACTAATAAGAATATACTTATAAAAATCATATAACTATGATGTATACTCTTCTGAGTCTATTAAAATAGTTACAGGTCCCCAGTTTTCAAAATATACGTCCATGTCTGCTCCAAAAACACCCTTTTGAACTTTTCCTGGTAAACGTATACACAGTTGTTCATAAAATGTTATAAAAAACTGTTTGGCAACCTTTCCTGATGCAGCTAAATGAAAAGATGGCCTTCTTCCTTTATGGCAATCTCCATATAGAGTAAACTGAGGTACTAATAGTAACTCCCCATTGATATCTTCAAGTGAATGAGCAAATTTCCCTTCTTTATTTGGAAATATTCGAAGTGTTGCAAGCTTTTCTACAAATAATAAACAAATATTATTATTAGGTAATGAACACTCATCAACAAGACCAAAACCAATTAGAACAACAAGACCTACTCCTATTTCTGTAGTGAGGTTACTATCAATATACAATCGACTGTGATGAACACGTTGAATAACTAATCTCATATTTCTATGAATTAAAATGTTATTATCTAGTTGTAACTTATTATGATATTCGAATAGCTGTTACAATAACAATGGCTTTAATTCCTTTACATTCTCCTGTAAAACCTAAACCTTCTTCTGTAGTGGCCTTTATATTTACATTTGCTAGATCAAGATCTAATAATCTTGAAAGATTACTTCTAATAGCTTCACGATATTGACTAATCTTAGGAAGTTGAGCAACTATTGTTGCATCCATATGGACAATCTTTATAGAAGATTCCAATACTTTTGTTAGCACATGATCAAGCAAAATAGCTGAATTTATTCCATCGTAACGCTTATCAGAGTCAGGAAAATGAAGGCCAATATCTCCGCCTCCAATACAGCCAAGCAATGCATCCATAAGTGCATGTAGTAATACATCTCCATCAGAGTGTGCAACAACGTTTGGTGCATTGGGAATAGATATTCCCCCCAATCTCATAGAACGAATTGGCTGATTTATTTGATCTTCAGTTACATATTTATGAACATCATAGCCATACCCTACTATAGGAACTGTAGTTTTTGGTTGTTCGACCATATATAATAAATCCTGAGGGAAACTTATTTTCCTATTTTCTATTTCACCATTAATAACTTGTACAGTATGCCCACACAACTCAAGAAGTGATGCATCATCTGTGACAGTCCACTTTTCTAATGTAGCCCTATTATGCCCTTCAACAATTGTTTTTAAATGAAAACCTTGTGGTGTTTGTACAGCAATAAGTTGTTCCCTAGGTCGTGTAACTATAACTTCTCCTTGAATAACCTGTTTAATTGTATCTGTAACAGATATACCTGGAACTACTCCAACTGCTCCAGCTTCTAATACTTCAATAACATTATTAATCAACTTTGGAGAGATAAAAGGTCTAGCTGCATCATGAATAAGGACATGAGAGCAGTTTTTTGGGAGAGTGTTCAATGCATTTTTAACTGAGTCCTGACGCAATTTCCCGCCAGAAATAACTATATATGGAAGTCTTAAATCATACTGAGCTGCTAATCTATCAACAACTTTTTCTTCATTATCTTTTACTTCTGAAGGAAAGACCAACACAACACCACGGATTCTTGCACAATGCATAAACTGCAGCACAGATTGCCAGTAAAGAGGTATGCCTTTCCATACAAAAAATTGTTTTGCTATACCTATTGTACTTAATAACCGACTACCCTGTCCTGCTGCTAAAATTAAAGCCCAAGTCTCCATTTTACACTCTCAAATATGAGTCTATAATCTATCTGACTATTATGAAGAAAACTATAATAAAGGAGTCAAGCTATAAGCCGGGTTCTGTACCCTAATGGGCGACTGTCATTCATCTAGGAATATAGTTACCTATATTCTCAAGCAACCTACCCAGGAACATTGGCCGGGTCAGCCTGTTCCCCTATTTGGTCTTGCTTCAAACGGGGCTTGCCTAGCTCGCTATATCACTATAACGACTGGTAGACTCTTACTCCACCGTTTCACCCTTACCACTATTATTAATAATGGCGGTTTACTTTCTGTTGCGCTTGCCGAAGATCACTCTTCCTGGGTGTTACCCAGCGTTTTACCCTATGAAGCCCGGACTTTCCTCTCCATAAATCCATAAAAGGATATGCAGCGACAGTCCACTTGACTCCTAATACATAAGCCCTCAATAATATATATTAACTCTCTATTTCTTCAACAGGCTCCTGCTTAATCTCTTCTTCACTAAAATGCTTACTCCAATAAATTAGGCGCTGGCAATTAGGACAATTAATAATCTTGTGTCCTCCTTGTAGTTCAATGTATGTTTGAGGAGGAACAACAATATGACATCCACCACAAACACCATCTGTGACAGGAACTATCACAGGATGTGATAAACGACGTCGAATAAATTCGTAGCGCTCAAGTATAGGACGAGGAATATCACTTGTAGTCGTTGAACGTGAACTTTCTAGCTCTGCTAAACGATTCTTTGCATCCTTTAAATATTCATCAAGACCTGCTTTCTTAAGTTCAAGTTCTTCTTTTATTGCCGTCCATAAAGACTCTATTTCTGCAAGAGTGGTTTCTTGAAGTTGCTTTTCTTCAAGTAATGTATTGCGTTCTTCTTCACGAGTACGATTAAGACGCTCCATATTATCCATTTCTCGTGCCATAGCTTGGTATTCACGAGAGTTTGAAACCTGCATTAATTTGCCTTTACTTCTCTTTATACGTCCCTCATCATCTTCAATTTCATGATGAATACGCTTTTCCCTTTCTTTAAGATGTTCTAGTTTTTCTATAACAAGAGTACGCTGGCTATCTACTGATTCAAACTTAGCAGCAAGTGTTTCTAATTCTTTGGGTGCTTGTATAAGCTCTTCTTCTACAATATAAATAGCATCATCTACATGTTGAAGCGATACAAGTTGACATATTTGGTTTATATACAGACTCACAAATTTCTCCTAACGGCTGTCTTAATCTAACTCTCTAATTTTCTTTTATACAAAAAGAACGTAATGGATCTTGAGTTGGTACAAATACCACAGTTACATCTAAAAGAACACTCTGTAAATATTGAGAAAAACGACGCATCATTTCTTCCTCAAGACAGAAATGTCCAACATCTAAAACAGGTAAAGAAAACTCTAACGCTTGATGGTACTTCACATCTCCAGTAATCAAAATATCAGCCTTCTGTCTAGCTGCTTCAGCAGCATACTCTGCTCCAGCTCCAGGACAAAAAGCTACTCTATATATTTGTCTTGGAAGTTCACCTATCAATCTTGGTACAGCTTCACCTATCAATGGATATATACGTTGACAAAAATTTTCAACAGGTACAGGTGAAGAAAAATGACCAATACGACCAAAACCATATTGAGACGACACCCCATTAGTCGTATGAATAGATTCAAGCACACTACATTCATGTAACTCTAATACTTCAGCAAGCCATGAGGCAGGACCGTAAAGATTTGCATCAAGAGATGTATGTGCTGAATATAGCAAAATATTTTTAGATAACAATAACTTTAACACACTATAATAATTATCAATAATAGTTGGGAATCGAGGCCTCAACCCTAATGGATGGTGTGATAAAATCATGTTTGCTCCTAACTCAGATGCTTTATAAACCGATTCTGGAGTTGGATCTAAGCATACAGCAAGACAAAAAATTTCATCTTGACTTGAAGCAACTTGTACACCTGAGTTATCCCATGTAGCAGCAACTGATAATGGAGCCACCTCTTCTATTATATTAATAATATTATTATAGTTCATTTACTATAACACCACTTATAACTACCTTAATACTAATATATATATATACTACCAAAAAGCTAAGGGGTCTACTTTAAAAATATCAATATGTAAATCAACTATCAAAAAAAAATAAAATATTATTATTTATCAATAGTTCTGCAAAAATCTACAGCATTTTGAAATATTATTGTTCCTAATATAGTTTGTTCTCCTCGTGGCCAGCCTGGATGATTTGTTCTATGATGAAAAGCCTCAGGATGTGGCATAAGACCAAAAATTCTTCCTGAAGTATCTGTAAGCCCTGCAATAGCAAATGGGGAGCCATTTGGATTATAAGGATACTCTTGTGTAGCCTCACCTGTAGTAGGGTCAGCATACTGAAGAACAATATGCTGCCCATCAATAAGCTGTTGTAGAATGCTAGGCTCCCTAACAATACATTTACCCTCACCATGTCTTACAGGCATAGAAAGCAAATTCTTTTCACTCAAACCACGAGTAAACACACATGGACTATCTTGATTTACTCTTAAAGAAACCCACCGATCTTCAAAACGTGCAGAATCATTATGACTAAGTGATACTTGGCGATCAAACAACTTTCCATCAAGAGATGGTAACATACCCAACTTAACTAATAATTGAAAACCGTTA
The sequence above is drawn from the Lawsonia intracellularis PHE/MN1-00 genome and encodes:
- the cybH gene encoding Ni/Fe-hydrogenase, b-type cytochrome subunit, whose amino-acid sequence is MEETPPPQKAKYIIELPVRIWHWSIVICIATLILTGYYIGYPWHSIDGHPTYLFLMGYMRIVHFSAGFILAIGIFLRLIYAFFGNNYSKQIFVIPIWQKSWWHGLIGDFRWYLFIDKTPHVHYDHNPLAQVGMFGCIFLIFFMTFTGMGMFIMSSDNPWLVHTFHWVLDVAYWVGGNGIDLHNWHRLGMLFIIAFIIIHLYMVIREEIMGNTTLVSAMFNGFKLVRLIKQPKKN
- a CDS encoding histidine-type phosphatase, translated to MYNFSLFLLLVGLILGTFQPIAAKEQDQERLIKMVVLSRHGLRSPIVPNSELDEWTQKEWPYWPVNNGYLTSRGSILISNLWEALREDPWLNELLPQDICPNPELIYVRANTAERTQATAVAILNGLAPGCGLKYFFLTLRIRILFLIQQKQEIILLICLKSFKNFINNIRKFKRYRKNLKNL
- a CDS encoding HyaD/HybD family hydrogenase maturation endopeptidase produces the protein MESIIVLGLGNILYGDEGFGVRVAEQLYTRYDFPDNIEIIDAGTRGQALLQYVEKADRLLILDAVDFNMPPGKIIFKDNNEIPSYLTAHKMSLHQTSFSEIIGLASLQKLLPKEMVLLGVQPISLEYGTSLTPDVFHLLDKAVELALNQLLKWNITPQPAVTKKVFQAAGISLSNFNL
- a CDS encoding histidine-type phosphatase produces the protein MYNRVNFIIWLIATFFIVFFSIAEEVKAEERLIKMVILSRHGFRPPVETHEFLEEWSEKQWPYWPVKDGYLTQRGSVLISILWEGLHEDPWMKELFPRNICPDPQSIYVRSDTMERTQATAIAILNGFASGCDFQYRVLDTTEGDPLFTPLETGCCSLDFTKVIQEFNQQYGGVQTLRKDLEEPLKIVADVLGYCPEATCKKYGLSSECSVLDIPDTIILNKHNGVHLTGGLGISALSAALFFLELGEWPKGNLSGINVSQDIVKKVFPLQTKIFNAIHRIPEMATVKASGILKTITDALTNSDTDSDVNKAKLVIFVGHDTNIANIAGILSVDWDIPGYPSGATPPGGMLVFTLWETPNGNIVKAHYICQSLETVTTPSIYPQKIYKQQLYSVSPTTSKKVNKEPFEYSEKQFKEWVYRLVKKDCIIKETRPLISKRTLY
- a CDS encoding nickel-dependent hydrogenase large subunit; this encodes MSYQYSTQGYEVTDAGKRIVVDPITRIEGHLRCEVNINSSGIITNAVSSGTLFRGLEIILKNRDPRDAWAFAERICGVCTGTHALTSIYAVENALQIEVPANANFIRNMMQLALWCHDHIVHFYQLAGLDWIDVVSAAKGDPKKASELAQSISSWPMSSPGYFADIKKRLVDIIGSGQLGIFKNGYWGHPAYKLPPEANLMLVAHYIEALNMQKEVVKIHTIFGGKNPHPNWIVGGMPLALNLDAKGGADVINMERLEYVQRIINICKDFTSKVLMPDTIALGKFYPEWLSIGKGISHLSILSYGGFPTISNDFSNDSLLVPNGAIINGNFNEVHPVDLFAEDEVREEVSHSWYRYPNDITSLHPFEGETIPEFSVGPNTKGTETDIKELDERARYSWIKTPRWKGHMMEVGPLPRVLIAYYMKREETVTAVDEICRQLNVPVTHMCSTLGRIIARSHEAVWAAEKLQYFFDRLIANTKAGDLTVANTTKWEPSTWPKEAKGAGFTEAPRGALGHWVVIKDTKIDRYQCVVPTTWNAAPRSDSEQLGPYEAALMDTHLAEPEKPLELLRTIHSFDPCLACATHIIGPDGNEVLSVQCNTAGC
- a CDS encoding hydrogenase small subunit, yielding MNYPPETQYEALEKRGVSRRDFLKFCSFAAVYLGLGPTGHLDIANAMENKPRLPVVWINGLSCSCCTESFIRSAHPLASDIVLSMISLDYQDTIMAAAGHQAAEVFEETITEYKGRYILAVEGNAPLADQGMACFQEGRPFLETLKRGAEGASAVICWGTCASWGCVQAAHPNPTRATPVPKLIHDKPIIRIPGCPPIPEVMSNVVAYILTYERLPELDSQKRPAMFYGKTVHDQCVRRAHFDAGQFVESWDDPAASLGYCLYKMGCKGPTTYNACPVTRWNDGVSYPIESGHGCIGCSENDFWDRGSFYDRITTIPQFGTNTTANTVGLAAVGAVGAAAATHAAISTAVHLKRKANAKVEEENAQPHTCCHSHQSTDNTTAHTCCSNSADEKTQNTTACCHSKNVMNSGNSNETTDS